One part of the Peromyscus leucopus breed LL Stock chromosome 19, UCI_PerLeu_2.1, whole genome shotgun sequence genome encodes these proteins:
- the Mrpl36 gene encoding LOW QUALITY PROTEIN: 39S ribosomal protein L36, mitochondrial (The sequence of the model RefSeq protein was modified relative to this genomic sequence to represent the inferred CDS: inserted 1 base in 1 codon) — MAALLVRSAVASLVDPLLHLSRLAAVQPRAFSSFLLGTLPSARPAAAAAEVRSLLWGAXLPQLQPSQGFKTKGVIKRRCRDCYMVKRRGRWFVLCKTNPRHKQRQM; from the exons ATGGCCGCCCTGCTTGTGAGAAGCGCGGTGGCTTCGCTCGTGGACCCGCTCCTGCACCTGAGTCGCCTCGCCGCCGTGCAGCCCCGGGCCTTCTCGTCCTTCCTGCTGGGGACCCTTCCAAGCGCCagacccgccgccgccgccgccgaggtgCGCTCACTTCTCTGGGGCG CCCTGCCGCAACTGCAGCCCTCGCAGGGCTTCAAGACCAAGGGTGTCATCAAGAGGCGCTGCAGGGACTGCTACATGGTGAAGAGGCGTGGGCGCTGGTTcgtcctctgcaagaccaaccCCAGGCATAAGCAGAGGCAGATGTAA